One window of the Deltaproteobacteria bacterium genome contains the following:
- a CDS encoding IS110 family transposase, whose amino-acid sequence AGWDLSANRSGRRSDSVTPVISKRGKADLRYALYQAALIASTRNKHFTSWFIEKLKGREKEKGIKTKMRVKLAAKLLIIAWTLMKKKEPFNPELLKVKKN is encoded by the coding sequence CAGCCGGCTGGGACTTAAGCGCCAATAGAAGCGGCAGGCGTTCTGACTCTGTTACACCTGTGATCTCCAAGAGAGGTAAAGCTGATCTTCGTTATGCTTTATACCAGGCAGCCCTTATTGCCTCTACCAGAAACAAACACTTTACCTCCTGGTTTATAGAGAAGCTTAAAGGCCGCGAAAAGGAAAAAGGCATCAAGACCAAGATGAGAGTGAAGCTGGCAGCCAAGCTGCTGATAATTGCATGGACACTCATGAAGAAAAAGGAGCCTTTCAATCCTGAATTACTAAAGGTAAAAAAGAATTGA